The following proteins come from a genomic window of Caldalkalibacillus uzonensis:
- a CDS encoding zinc ribbon domain-containing protein, whose protein sequence is MSGPISDNKKKCMKNQAQTNAAECNAIKARAWTCPACRIHHDWDINAAKNIQQVGL, encoded by the coding sequence ATGTCAGGGCCAATTTCCGACAACAAAAAGAAATGTATGAAAAACCAGGCGCAGACGAATGCCGCTGAGTGTAATGCAATTAAAGCGAGAGCATGGACATGTCCTGCCTGTAGAATTCACCATGACTGGGACATCAATGCTGCCAAGAACATTCAGCAAGTAGGATTGTGA